In Brassica napus cultivar Da-Ae chromosome C2, Da-Ae, whole genome shotgun sequence, the sequence TGTAGTATGGTTACATTATCAAACACACAAATGGCCTCCAGTTACAATATGTTTATACTCCCCTATGTTTTTTTGCATAAGCTCCAAGTGGTGTATTTTAGTTGTTGTGAGAATAAAAAAAGGATCCAATATGGAAACATATGAAGAAAGATGATTTAGGAGACCGATAAATAAACAAACTGTTGCAAAGTGCATTTGTAAGCTATACTATATTACAAACATTATAGTATTGTAGTTGTTATGAGCCATGTAAATCATACGGTATATGAGAACATACGATTTGCGAAGGAGTTGGTGGCACCTTCGCTGGAGTTTTCCATCTTTTCCAATTATGAAACTTTATTATACCATATTTTATACTACACCACATTGTATATTTAAATGGTATATTCTTTGTTTTACTGGTTCACGGTGTTTAACATCTTCTTGGTCATTGTTAATTTTCACTAATATAGTATTTGGTATGTAGTTGCTTGTAATTGCTTAGTATTAatcaataaatataaactaatcaATTCataaaaatgatacaaaacaaaatataacacaTGTCTTGTTACTGTAAGCCACATTTATATTCTATATTCACTAAATAGAATAGCACTAAGCAAATTTACATTTCAGAAAAAGAAGACTAAAAAGGCAGAAGAAGACATATGATTAGCAGAGAAGAGAAGCTGGTTCAGTTGCCAGAGTTGATGAGAAAAATAAACCATTGCGTAAGTTGGAAGAGAAATGGAGACAGTgggaaaaggtaaaaagatCACAAATGGTGACGGTGGTGGAAGACAAAAACGGAGGAGACGGTGGCGAAAATGGTGGAAACGATGATGGTggtaaagaataaaataattggATATacggtggtggaagagaaaacAGTGGAGACAATGGTGAAAGCAGTGATAGTGGCGAAGAATGAAACAATCGGTGACAACGATGGTGGTAATAGTAAGAATACAAGTGATTGCGGCGGAAGAAAGTGAAATGATCGGAGATGGAGGAGATGAATTAAAAAGAGGGAGAAGAATAAAATGTGTTGCATGTGTGATACCAAggataaaaaacaattaatacacaatatatatataatatcatataGCCAAGTATTTGTTATGTGTAGAAACTTAATTTCTCATATACAATGGACATTATTTAACATTTGGTTTAATAgggaaaagcaaaaaaaatgttagttttgTGTACAACcacaaatctatattattaaaattaaagtacATTTTGGTACTGTTTGAAAACATAGATAGCAGTATAAATGAGAACTATTTGGAAACATCGATAGCAGtataaaaaaagaagtatagtgtcattttagtaatttcattaatacaattacattaattttttttttttttcatatttcactTAGTTTAACAACTTCATTGGTTATATTAgcttaacaatacatcacatcattatttatattaccataataataataatagtgcagATTTTTACTTATTAGTTAATTAACATTAACTttgtgccaattataaaatcaacaATGTAAAAGAATTGgattttgcatatggttaaacgttcggtttaatttgttttactaaattttttttttctagtttcaATCGGCGAAAAATTATGTAGCCAAAATCATAATTCAAAGacatatttttgtgaaaaaaataataacataaatcaaaataataaaaatgtattacatttattgtgACTTAATTTTTCAGTCCATAtcattattttactaaataaataaaaaactctttATGTTTTACTTAATTTCGCCAAACACATAGAAGTAGTCCttcttattagtttataaaatcagttaggcatgaacATTGTCTATCGATTTAGGTATGAGTTGTTTTTTTGggtatcgtttttttttgttttgaaattaggcccgcttattataaatttatgtgtgggttTTGAGTTGGGTCATTTTGGGTCTGGATGAGTTCGGTTCTGATGTATATGaacataaaatatctaaataacaaatatattttaaataggttcggatatttgtaccaaaaataaccatattacaTGTTTCAGTATaggtcttttgaatacaataaGTTATATTACGATTCatttacaatatataacactaattatgaaaaaaaaatatcaatgtataaaaatgtaaaattaatacTCACGCGGGTACACAGATCAATCTCTAGTTATGGATTATTTATAGTCACATAGGTCTTGATTGGTAAACCATTAGCATAACCATTATGATCTACATTATCCAATCAACATTTACTAGACAAGCATTTAGAATAGCATTTAACAAATGCTAATGCTCTCTAAATGTTTTTTGATCAATGCTCTCATATAGAGTTTTTATTAGAGaatttgcatttataatttataaaattaaagaaaatatacaaataatttttttatttaataatatcataaaattattttatatctagaaaataaaatttatgttttaaaataaattttacaattaaaaaatatattttaaaacatattatttcacatttaaaatataatttaatatcaattatattatattaaatgtgcaatattattttttagaatatatattagaattgtaaaatctatttttaaataagatttttaatataaacataattttaatattataaataaaataaaataattttatattattcttaattttatatattcatatatatatatatatgtatatgttagaaatatattcaatagaaataaatatattatatactaattcttataataattttaaatattatatctaaTGCTTTACCAATCATTCTATTAATTAGTTTAGTAGAACTTACCGCTTTTACAACATATTGCTTGTATAGCATATTGTTACTTTTTATCATCTACTATGCCAATCAAGACCTCACGTTTGAGATATTTAATGAAGCTtccactatatatatagttagcAAGGTTGCAACCGCCTTAAACAACATATTGTAAAAGTTATAGTTGTAATCTTTAACGATGGATTCAAGATTCGTCCATAGCAATCCTTTCTCGAGGTATTTCcctactattatatatatatatatatatatatatttgacaaaGATGTCTGAATATATAGTATAGTTTTGTGTGTACGATCTATGGCCAAGGGTATGAGAGTCAAGTAGCCCcgcaaaatttataaatttcatgCTAACAATCatgatatttatttcaaatCGCCTATTTGGCTCTCGTTAAACAAGATACTTGTCGTAAAAGTTATCGTTTTAATCTTTAACAACGGATTCAagatatagtatatatatgtgtgtgctGTAAGGGCCTATCTATGGCCAAAGGTAAAGGGGTCAAGTGGCTCCGGAAAATTTATAAATTCCATGCGCAATTGGCGGCTCTCATCCCCCCCCTCCCCCGTTTGAGATATTTAATGAAGCTTCCACTATAAATATATAGTGGGTGAATGGTTTATTGCCACCTCTGCATCGTCTCTCTAATTCAAGTTCTTTTGTTGttgattttttgaaaaaggagttcttttgttttttctacaaataattttcttatctttttaattttcttatcttttttaaaGTGGAAACTTATTAGCTAATTTCTTTCTATGATTATCATCAATAACTTGTAAAAGCTTTTCCATGATTTCCAGGGAGTCCACATCACCTCTTTGTTCTTGCTCTGATATAAAtgatttctctttcttatttcAGGTTAAGTATTTTCTTctattaataactaaattatCCACACATACAAAATAAGAGAAGTTATTACCTTGTTTCCATTACAAGAATCTAAAAATATCATCACCTTGCATCCATTACCAGAATCTAAAAATATCAACGAAATctgataatattttgaaaaagaaaagaaagtacAGTTCTCGAAGAAATTTCAAATCATTTTTGAATCAAATGATAATTATTAATTACTAGCTCTCTCATTCCTAACATTTCTAGGAATCACAAGACACCCTGGGCAATATGGGAATTATTGATCAAATtgtttctcaaatttcttttttttagtatataaaattttgaatcaaaactATTGAAACAGAAACACAATTTGGAAACAATCTTAGTCTACTGTGTAATATTAccaaatttctatttttatattaaacatgCACCATAATATGTCGTTTAACAACTTAGTTATTcaactaaatatttatatatttctaaaataaaataattaaaaatatttatagagaTCTTTCTAAAACTGAAAACTAATAAAATCTCACTATATCTTAaagaataatataaatataattttaaagtacaaaatatttataaatatataaatattttataaattattattaaataattaatatacattaataataatttaactacgacttatatatacaatataagttTATAATCATTTATAGATAAATTTCTAgcattattaaatataattaaatagcttaaaatattaatttattattaacttatgaaattaaattaaaatatatataaacacaaaataaaaaatattaagattttataatataatatagttaaaaaatattaaatcaatgATAATTAGTTacaatataatatttcaaatttggtattaaaattatataagtagatatttacttgataaaaatataatattaaaatttgctgatattttttattattttataatatagtaaaACAACTTACAGTTGATATGTTTATGATTAGATATTTTTACAGGTTCTTTCATTAATAATGcataatattaatcaaatagaAGACATTTTTTACAAACACATTtaactaaattatatttaataatattaaacaaaatttaaccaatggtaaaatatatagaaagttaatttaatattgttgagattttaatatttaaagggTGAGGTtgggtttataaatttttataagtattttataaattattacgaaaaatttataaatgattcaggagagttaatttaatattttactacAAATTTAAGGTATTTGTAAAAATGGTTATCTTTTAAGagataatttgtattttttttatcaaattgtggtaaaattaaaatttcctgAAATGTATATTTCTCGGTTTAAAAATtcatttgttaaaaataaactaaaccaataggacaccaaataaaaaattatttatttttaatattatataattttatttttatatttttttaaacaaaaaattgactatcaaatacaaaaaaaaaaaaaaaatcaatgcatTAGATGTTAAAATTGCAGTACTTTATTAGTTTATAGTAAGAGTTTTTAACaggataaatataaatattatcttgtgcaattagttttaaaattttacttttcaaaaatataaaatataaatatattaacattattaatgtttatgatttatttcaaattttaaaaattaaatataaacttaTACACATTTAATAAAACTACAAAATGACATTTctcattaattattttcaactaattttaaaatatttaaatgaataaaatatatatataatagtaattatatttttcttaaaattcatacttaacattttatcaaataatgtatacaaatttaaataaattatgtaaaatttaaattacataaattatggATGCAATGAAATACAATTTTGTAAGCAAAATAATTTTGAACTTTGAAAATCCAAGTCAAAATCTACtattacttaaaaataaagTATTATATTGTTGATATACCTATACAAATATTTCTAAAGAATATTTTAGTAGTTATTTCTCTAAATTTGATTcactaaatatttatatacaaatatttctaaagatatatatatacaaatatttctAAAGAATATTTTAGTAGTTATTTCTCTAACCTTTTTAGACTTTTTCTATATCCAATGTAATCCACTATATTTTCCTTCACTAACAAAGGTTCCCCAATCTAGGACCTAACTAGTATAAAAACCATTATTCTTTCACTAgaactaatatattatattcccAGATCAGttactaatattattaataaaaacataccTCAAAATATAATGTCaaagaacataaaatattatataaaatttgaacaGGGTTTACTTTTACACAATATCTAACAACACACTTCAAACTATaccatttaataattttatcatatacgccaaatatattttatctattaaataaaaaattattgcgCATGGCACGATCTTAAACTAGTTTTTGTGTCTGATGCAGGTGTAATggtaaaagtgaaaataatgGCGATGGAGAGGATAGTAGTAAATATCCTTATGTGAGTGCTCTATGCATGAACGGTGGTGATGGAGATAAGAGTTACTCCGCCAATTCTCTTATTACGGTTCTTCCATCttccatataatttttttaattaaaaaaaacagtcaTAAATTAGAAGAATTCACTACATACTTTTTTTGGGTGCAATTCACTGCATACCCTTTTTTTAATTCAGTACATACGTTAATAATGTTATAAGTTTTCTTTTAATAAGATAAGCCTGAGAACATATTTATAATCTCCGAAATCCTAAGCAATATCTTGATTTCTTTGTCACTCTTTGTTTATTCAGAGAAGAGTTTTATCAATGACCAAGCCGGTCTTGGTTAAAAACACAAAGGAAATGTTCGCAAACCTGGACTTTCCTGAATCTGTCAAAGTCGCAGATTTTGGGTGTTCGTCGGGACAAAACACGTTTCTAGTGATGTCCGAGATTGTCGATGCAATCAATTTTCTATGTCAAGAACGAAACCAAAAACAGCCAGAGATAGAATGTTGTTTGAATGATCTCCCTAGTAACGATTTCAACGCAGTTTTCAAGCTCATAGCTCTCTTCAAGAAAAAAGTGACAAGTGAAGGATCGTGCTTCATATCTGGAGTCCCTGGTTCTTTTTACTCTAGGCTTTTCCCTCGCAATTCTCTCCATTTGGTACATTCAGTTTACAGTATTCATTTCCTCTCTAAGgtattttatattaaacttCTGCATACTGTAATACAGTAAAactctatatattaatcatgTTGAAACTAtggtattttataaatttataaaaattcaattaagaacttatataaactaaattatgCATTTATTATTCTAGTGGGacaatatatttacataaaatttataaaactattattttatcgatttgtgatATATTTCAATTTGGTCCAATTCGGAAtcgataaatttatatttatcgagtattaatttctAGAGTTTCTATTGTATATAACTATTGGATTTTTGGACTTTAAGGTTCCGGACAGACTCGAGAAGAACAACATGAATGTGTACATAACAGCTTCAAGTCCTCTAAGTAACTACATTGCTTACTTGAATCAATTCCAAAGAGATTTCTCAACATTTCTGAAAGTGCGGTCGGAAGAGATGGTTTCTAATGGACGAGTGATTCTTACAATCATGGGCAGAAACACTATTGATGATCCATTGTATAGGGATTGTTGTCATTGCTGGACATTATTATCCAACTCTCTCCGTGACTTAGTCTTGGAGGTATCAAGGAAAAAATATCCATATTTGGATATGTTCACGTACGCATGATTTCAAAGATTTAATCTTGTCATGATTTTTTTATAGGGTCTTCTGAGTGCATCAAAAGTGAATTCGTTCAAAATCCCTTTTTATGATCCGACCAAGGAAGAAGTTAAGGAGATAATAAGAGAAGAAGGATCCTTCCAAATAAACGACTTGGAGACACATGGATTTGATCTCGGCCACAGTTACGAGGATTGTGTCTCACAATCAGGTAGAGAAGGACAAAAAGAAGCTGGTTGTATAAGAGCAGTGACAGAATCAATGCTCGTAGCTCACTTTGGAGATTCCATCAATATCGACACACTGTTTAGCAAGTATGCGCATCATGCGTCTCAGCATGCTAGCTGCAAGATCAAAACTACTGTAACTCTAGTCGTTTCATTGATTCGGAAATAACTCTAGTTCTTACTCTCATTGTTAGGATTCAAATAgggtattttgaattttcatattttcaggTGTACGCTCCTAAGTCatattctaatattttattagtatGAATGGGTTAGATAaaaacacttcgggttcggttcaaattTGTATTACATCCTAAAATCCATAAAGTTACCACTTTGggttatataaatttgattcgGATATATCTgaagtaaaaaacaaattttaaagcaaaacataaaaaaacacTTAAATTGAATAGAATTTAATCTAACACACATCAAATTGAATAAAATAAcagtaaaatattaaatcaagCACGAAAACAAACATTGTTTGTAGACAATATGCATTATCTTATAGATAGAGTAGACTTGATATTTCAACGAGCAAATTTCGAAgtacttatttataaataattgggTAGTTACAgtatctaaaatttaaatatttatttcaataagatcagaaaaaaaaaagaacagaaagTGCCATGTGATCTTCATGCAGCCCGTGAGGGTTTTCTTTTTGACAaagtgattttaattttaaagccTGTGAGGTTTTGTTCTTATAACTTTGGTTAATGCATCTTTCGAATCTAAGATTTCTCCTgcatataaaatcaaattataagtgaagaaatatgaaaaagataacaacacaaatCTGATGAGGATAAGACAATTGAAAATTGGAATAGAGATAGATTATTAGAATTATGATGAATGTCAATAATTTGTTTCAATCAAACAGAGAGAATTCTCAAATGCAGCACTAATTTATAAACTAATCAGTAAAATGACAAGGAAAATTATTTCATTAACAAGTAAAAATTAACAAGTAAAGATATGTATACACCACATAAATAGTTACTATTTatgataaaaagaatatttgtcATTACATGAGTAAGCTACTATTCTTGATAAGAACAAATCTAagtaagatatttttttgtcgGCAATCTAAGTAAGATATAAAAACAGATTCTTTTACAGAGAAAATTTTGTGGCACGGTCCAACTTGGGACAAAACACACATCACGAATGAAGACAACATTTTTAGTCGTGGATAATTTTTGAATGAAGACAAACAACATGCGTATGTTCGTTACAATTTGTTTTGTCCACAGACTTGGGCATTTTACCTGATACCTGAATCCGCTTCCGGATCCGATTTaaaaatgcaaaacaaaatCTGAACTGAAGta encodes:
- the LOC106416291 gene encoding salicylate/benzoate carboxyl methyltransferase-like isoform X1, whose translation is MDSRFVHSNPFSRCNGKSENNGDGEDSSKYPYVSALCMNGGDGDKSYSANSLITRRVLSMTKPVLVKNTKEMFANLDFPESVKVADFGCSSGQNTFLVMSEIVDAINFLCQERNQKQPEIECCLNDLPSNDFNAVFKLIALFKKKVTSEGSCFISGVPGSFYSRLFPRNSLHLVHSVYSIHFLSKVPDRLEKNNMNVYITASSPLSNYIAYLNQFQRDFSTFLKVRSEEMVSNGRVILTIMGRNTIDDPLYRDCCHCWTLLSNSLRDLVLEGLLSASKVNSFKIPFYDPTKEEVKEIIREEGSFQINDLETHGFDLGHSYEDCVSQSGREGQKEAGCIRAVTESMLVAHFGDSINIDTLFSKYAHHASQHASCKIKTTVTLVVSLIRK
- the LOC106416291 gene encoding salicylate/benzoate carboxyl methyltransferase-like isoform X2; translation: MEIRRRVLSMTKPVLVKNTKEMFANLDFPESVKVADFGCSSGQNTFLVMSEIVDAINFLCQERNQKQPEIECCLNDLPSNDFNAVFKLIALFKKKVTSEGSCFISGVPGSFYSRLFPRNSLHLVHSVYSIHFLSKVPDRLEKNNMNVYITASSPLSNYIAYLNQFQRDFSTFLKVRSEEMVSNGRVILTIMGRNTIDDPLYRDCCHCWTLLSNSLRDLVLEGLLSASKVNSFKIPFYDPTKEEVKEIIREEGSFQINDLETHGFDLGHSYEDCVSQSGREGQKEAGCIRAVTESMLVAHFGDSINIDTLFSKYAHHASQHASCKIKTTVTLVVSLIRK